Proteins co-encoded in one Deinococcus aerius genomic window:
- a CDS encoding HU family DNA-binding protein, producing MTKKSTKAPAKKPAAAKAPKRGAAEAEQPAPAAEVTTGRGGKVAKTQLVEQVAEKSGLTRKQAAQAVNAAMDAIVEALRQGQSVGLPGLGTLSVKQTAARTGVRPGTSERIQIPAGRKVAFKVATQLKGAL from the coding sequence ATGACGAAAAAGTCGACGAAGGCCCCGGCCAAGAAGCCTGCTGCCGCCAAAGCCCCGAAACGCGGCGCCGCCGAGGCCGAGCAGCCCGCGCCCGCCGCCGAGGTGACCACCGGGCGCGGCGGCAAGGTCGCCAAGACGCAGCTCGTGGAGCAGGTGGCGGAGAAGAGCGGCCTGACGAGGAAGCAGGCGGCCCAGGCGGTCAACGCGGCCATGGACGCCATCGTCGAGGCCCTCCGCCAGGGGCAGAGCGTGGGGTTGCCCGGCCTGGGCACGCTCAGCGTGAAGCAGACTGCCGCCCGCACCGGCGTGCGCCCCGGCACCTCCGAGCGCATCCAGATCCCCGCGGGCCGGAAGGTCGCCTTCAAGGTGGCGACGCAGCTCAAGGGCGCGCTGTAA
- a CDS encoding IS630 family transposase (programmed frameshift): MEKRVGARGYSVDLRERIVAAALKDPDHQRVAETFQVWVGTVELYLKKHAAGTLKTVKRPTGRRRTVQSEHEQVLLQLLEEDPDASLEEHARKLEAKTGLRISYRTVDRVFQRHGITYKKTRVASERSEERRQQFLNDLAPYLRTPARLVFLDESGFNTAMTRPYGRAHRTRRVRCAVPRNWGRNHTLICAVQATGPFAPLVVEGAVNGPIFEWYVQEVLCPALTPGQVVVMDNLSAHHRASVRTRIQAQGCSVLFLPPYSPDFNPIEMLFSKVKALVRAGEWREVPTLLNAVWTALNAVTLRDVFGWFTHAFPNIFLCQML; encoded by the exons ATGGAGAAACGGGTGGGGGCGCGGGGGTACAGCGTGGACCTGCGAGAACGGATCGTGGCGGCGGCATTGAAGGACCCAGACCATCAGCGGGTGGCCGAGACGTTCCAGGTGTGGGTGGGGACGGTCGAGCTGTATCTGAAGAAACATGCCGCGGGGACGTTGAAGACCGTGAAGCGACCCACGGGACGTCGTCGCACGGTGCAGAGCGAGCATGAACAGGTCCTGCTCCAGTTGCTGGAGGAGGACCCCGACGCCTCGTTGGAAGAACATGCCCGCAAGCTGGAAGCCAAGACGGGGCTGAGGATCAGCTACCGCACGGTGGACCGGGTGTTCCAGCGGCACGGCATCACCTAC AAAAAAACGCGGGTCGCCTCCGAACGAAGTGAAGAACGGCGCCAGCAGTTCCTGAACGACTTGGCACCGTACCTTCGGACCCCTGCCCGGCTGGTGTTTCTCGACGAGAGTGGGTTCAACACGGCCATGACTCGCCCCTACGGACGAGCACACCGCACCCGTCGGGTGCGGTGTGCGGTGCCGCGCAACTGGGGCCGCAATCACACGCTGATTTGCGCCGTCCAGGCAACGGGTCCGTTTGCTCCCCTCGTGGTCGAGGGCGCGGTGAACGGACCGATCTTCGAGTGGTATGTCCAGGAAGTATTGTGCCCAGCCCTCACCCCTGGACAGGTGGTGGTGATGGATAACCTGTCGGCGCATCATCGCGCGTCCGTTCGGACGCGCATCCAAGCCCAAGGTTGCTCGGTGCTGTTCTTGCCGCCGTACAGCCCGGACTTCAATCCCATCGAAATGCTGTTCTCCAAGGTCAAAGCCCTCGTCCGTGCCGGGGAGTGGCGGGAGGTGCCTACTCTGCTCAACGCCGTCTGGACTGCGCTCAACGCCGTGACGTTGCGCGATGTCTTCGGCTGGTTCACCCACGCCTTCCCAAATATCTTCTTGTGTCAAATGCTCTAG
- a CDS encoding AAA family ATPase → MSTSNHVLALVKSHVDRDDQQFLSVALQVAAREARQGHGHVAQELRKLIDLARSREGLPPPASPSPLVFQPLPPKGELASLLSVSHPRQRLKDLVLPDETAGRLERVIHEYVQQERLRAFGLTPRRKILMIGPPGSGKTLTAHALAGELGLPLMTLLLEGVITKFMGETAAKLRTVFEAMGTMRGVYFFDEFDAIGAKRSAGNDVGEIRRVLNSFLQFLEQDTSTSLIVAATNHPELLDPALFRRFDDVIEYQLPTPAVITRILKNKLARFAPPKFSWSKLAAAAEGLSHAEVARAAEEAAKTAILGGREQIGGTELLAAIEERKLARR, encoded by the coding sequence ATGAGTACCTCGAACCACGTTCTCGCGCTTGTGAAAAGCCACGTCGACCGGGACGACCAGCAGTTCCTGTCGGTGGCCTTGCAGGTCGCGGCACGCGAGGCCAGGCAGGGACACGGCCACGTGGCGCAGGAACTCCGGAAGCTGATCGACCTCGCCCGCTCGCGGGAGGGCCTCCCGCCGCCAGCTTCCCCCTCCCCGCTGGTGTTTCAGCCGCTGCCGCCCAAGGGGGAACTGGCCTCCCTGCTGTCGGTGTCGCACCCGCGCCAGCGGCTCAAGGACCTGGTCCTGCCCGATGAGACGGCCGGACGCCTGGAGCGGGTGATTCACGAGTACGTGCAGCAGGAACGGCTGCGGGCCTTCGGGCTGACCCCGCGGCGCAAGATTTTGATGATCGGCCCGCCCGGCAGTGGCAAGACGCTGACCGCGCACGCCCTGGCCGGCGAACTGGGGTTGCCGCTCATGACCCTGCTGCTCGAGGGGGTCATCACGAAGTTCATGGGGGAGACGGCGGCGAAACTGCGGACGGTCTTCGAGGCGATGGGCACGATGAGGGGCGTCTACTTCTTCGACGAGTTCGACGCCATCGGCGCAAAACGCAGTGCGGGCAACGACGTGGGGGAGATTCGGCGCGTCCTGAACTCGTTCCTCCAGTTTCTCGAGCAGGACACCTCCACGAGTCTGATCGTCGCGGCCACCAACCACCCGGAACTCCTCGACCCGGCCCTCTTCCGCCGCTTCGACGACGTGATCGAGTACCAGCTGCCCACCCCGGCGGTCATCACCCGCATCCTGAAGAACAAGCTGGCCCGGTTCGCGCCCCCCAAATTCTCCTGGTCGAAGCTGGCTGCCGCCGCCGAGGGGCTGAGCCACGCCGAGGTGGCCCGGGCGGCGGAGGAGGCCGCGAAGACGGCCATTCTGGGTGGGCGCGAGCAGATCGGGGGCACGGAACTGCTCGCGGCGATTGAGGAACGCAAACTTGCTCGCCGCTGA
- a CDS encoding S8 family peptidase, translating to MTEPRRDLNHLYLEGPGQATRYEVQGNVRAHITPRDDRAAHAAALAGQLALARQALSGLPRDPAFPEGPQGQYLDFELTGRDADKALLQRLEGRQQGIEVASVRRDPATNRVIATVVVPETAAGTYDRRIHEYASQDTPGGQPKRASLVTNIEGIRHAALRSIFVGDAASLPGPGAAVWWEVWVRQGAAEEFRQVARRVELTVAEESLSFPDREVLLVHGSFDALSRIFLHTVVMAELRLSRDTPDVFVRMNNAEQAQWVDEAATRLLPPDASVQTAVLLLDSGVTRPHPLIATHLHPNDWQTWHPHWGPDDSGWDGHGTAMSGLILHGDVLAFLLSSAAARLSHRLESVKILPPAGHNPHHLYGRITQDAVRQMEGTNPERQRVICLAVTATFDVNRGRPTAWSAALDQLTSGGGDEPQRLAVVAAGNNTPAVPDLLSDYLGSADTAQVHSPAQAWNVLTVGAYTDKTNLLDPRYTGWWPVAPGGDLSPTSSTSVLWQEQWPIKPEIVMEGGNLIVNGGTFDAKHPDVRLLTADFDLTTGHLRDFGDTSAASALGARMAAQLAAEFPHYWPETIRALMVHSAEWTPAMQARLAGSRRLDVRNLLRRYGYGVPQLERARRSARNDLTLVVQDALRPFEAVGSRTRMNEMHLHRFPWSAIDTAALEGLDLEMRVTLSYFVEPNPSERGYAQRFRYASHGLRFAVKGPLETEADFKARIQRESLPNEGSSIRDAGNDHWAFGPRLRTSGSIHSDRWRGDITTLQACEAVLVYPVSGWWREKRGGTPPYVDRDARYALIVSLRAVEADVDIYTPIATALSIPVETTV from the coding sequence ATGACTGAACCGCGACGCGATCTGAACCACCTCTACCTGGAGGGTCCCGGGCAAGCCACACGGTACGAGGTGCAGGGCAACGTCAGGGCGCACATCACGCCGCGCGACGACCGTGCCGCGCACGCAGCGGCCCTGGCGGGTCAGCTCGCGCTGGCCAGGCAGGCACTCTCGGGCCTGCCCCGGGACCCCGCGTTCCCCGAGGGGCCGCAGGGGCAGTACCTCGACTTCGAACTGACGGGGCGTGACGCGGACAAAGCTCTCCTGCAACGGCTGGAGGGTCGGCAACAGGGCATCGAGGTGGCCTCGGTCCGGCGGGACCCGGCGACGAACCGCGTGATTGCGACGGTCGTCGTGCCGGAAACGGCGGCCGGGACCTATGACCGCCGAATCCACGAGTACGCCAGCCAGGACACTCCCGGCGGCCAGCCCAAACGCGCGTCCCTGGTGACGAACATCGAGGGGATCCGGCACGCCGCCCTGCGCTCCATCTTCGTCGGGGACGCCGCGTCGCTGCCCGGGCCGGGGGCGGCCGTGTGGTGGGAGGTCTGGGTCCGGCAGGGCGCGGCCGAGGAGTTCCGTCAGGTCGCGCGGCGGGTGGAACTCACCGTGGCCGAGGAGAGCCTGAGCTTCCCGGACCGGGAGGTGCTGCTCGTGCACGGCTCCTTCGACGCGCTCAGCCGGATCTTCCTCCACACGGTCGTGATGGCGGAGTTGCGCCTGTCGCGTGACACGCCGGACGTGTTCGTGCGCATGAACAATGCCGAGCAGGCCCAGTGGGTGGACGAGGCCGCCACGCGTCTTCTGCCCCCCGACGCGTCGGTGCAGACGGCCGTCCTGCTGCTCGACAGCGGCGTCACGCGGCCCCACCCCCTGATCGCCACGCACCTGCACCCGAACGACTGGCAGACCTGGCACCCCCACTGGGGACCGGACGACTCCGGGTGGGACGGGCACGGCACCGCCATGTCGGGGCTGATCCTGCACGGGGACGTCCTCGCCTTTCTGCTGTCGAGCGCGGCGGCGAGGCTCAGTCACCGGCTGGAGTCCGTGAAGATCCTGCCCCCGGCCGGGCACAACCCCCACCACCTCTACGGGCGCATCACCCAGGACGCGGTGCGGCAGATGGAGGGGACCAACCCCGAGCGGCAGCGCGTCATCTGCCTGGCGGTGACGGCGACCTTCGACGTGAACCGGGGTCGGCCCACGGCCTGGTCCGCCGCCCTCGACCAGCTCACGTCCGGGGGCGGTGACGAGCCCCAGCGCCTCGCGGTGGTGGCGGCCGGGAACAACACGCCCGCGGTTCCCGACCTGTTGAGCGACTACCTGGGGTCGGCCGACACCGCGCAGGTGCACAGCCCCGCCCAGGCGTGGAACGTCCTGACCGTGGGGGCGTACACCGACAAGACCAATCTGCTCGACCCTCGGTACACGGGATGGTGGCCGGTGGCGCCCGGGGGGGACCTGTCCCCGACCAGCAGCACGTCCGTGCTCTGGCAGGAACAGTGGCCCATCAAGCCGGAGATCGTGATGGAAGGCGGCAACCTGATCGTGAACGGGGGCACCTTCGATGCCAAGCACCCGGACGTCCGGTTGCTCACGGCGGATTTCGACCTCACGACGGGGCACCTGCGGGACTTCGGGGACACGAGTGCGGCGTCGGCGCTGGGGGCGCGCATGGCGGCCCAACTCGCGGCGGAGTTCCCGCACTACTGGCCGGAGACGATCCGGGCGCTGATGGTGCACTCCGCCGAGTGGACGCCCGCCATGCAGGCGCGCCTGGCCGGGTCCCGCCGCCTGGATGTCCGGAACCTCCTGCGTCGGTACGGGTACGGCGTCCCCCAGCTGGAGCGGGCCCGCCGCAGCGCGCGGAACGACCTCACGCTGGTCGTCCAGGACGCCCTGCGCCCGTTTGAGGCGGTGGGCAGCCGAACCCGGATGAACGAGATGCACCTGCACCGCTTCCCCTGGTCGGCCATCGACACGGCGGCGCTGGAGGGCCTGGACCTTGAGATGCGCGTCACGCTGTCGTACTTCGTGGAACCCAATCCGAGTGAACGCGGCTACGCCCAGCGGTTCCGCTACGCCTCGCACGGCCTGAGGTTTGCAGTGAAAGGCCCGCTGGAGACCGAGGCGGACTTCAAGGCCCGCATTCAGCGTGAGAGCCTGCCCAACGAGGGGAGCAGCATCCGGGACGCGGGCAACGATCATTGGGCGTTCGGCCCCAGACTCCGGACCTCCGGTTCGATTCACTCGGACCGCTGGCGCGGGGACATCACGACCCTGCAAGCTTGTGAGGCGGTGCTGGTCTACCCTGTCAGCGGGTGGTGGCGCGAGAAACGGGGCGGCACCCCGCCGTACGTGGACCGCGACGCGCGGTACGCCCTGATCGTGAGCCTGCGGGCCGTGGAGGCGGACGTCGACATCTACACGCCCATCGCCACGGCCCTGAGTATCCCCGTGGAGACTACGGTGTGA
- a CDS encoding TlpA family protein disulfide reductase → MRLSALRGQAVIILFRDVHCAVCRDNDQLLRLYQDEYVDRDLTVISLHAHVTPLDLACYDAPFLFGVLTGRDPGVVIFHEYHATLPTTVFIDRRGRVRNVVHARLDESTLVRDLQGLL, encoded by the coding sequence GTGCGACTCTCGGCCCTGCGCGGGCAGGCGGTGATCATCCTCTTCAGGGACGTGCACTGTGCGGTGTGCCGGGACAACGACCAGTTGCTGCGGCTCTACCAGGACGAGTATGTCGACCGTGACCTGACCGTGATCAGCCTGCACGCGCACGTCACGCCGCTTGACCTCGCCTGCTACGACGCGCCCTTCCTTTTCGGCGTCCTGACCGGTCGCGATCCGGGGGTGGTGATCTTCCATGAGTACCACGCGACGCTCCCCACAACCGTGTTCATCGACCGGCGCGGCCGGGTGCGGAATGTGGTTCACGCACGCCTCGACGAGTCCACCCTGGTGCGCGACCTGCAAGGCCTGTTGTGA